One genomic segment of Paraburkholderia caffeinilytica includes these proteins:
- a CDS encoding T6SS effector BTH_I2691 family protein → MTASCPLCDRKSLLIYPVRYAVACPLGAAKAPALSGNFKIDARAPQSVATARYTLRSLRPGYLYTYDEKRQRLRAYMVLEDGIMWSFPPGTRPPPGDAEQELTRGCAMAGDLKFESLGRCIDVEHTPGVDEATNLWMGWSNVQWTKALVEKVSDATWRKLHMQCINVPAMLAGSATDTGEFQASHANVAHFAMDEKAMKDAFGFSNRAPKDEIKLRQRSLAKRIGDAMAQSPIKKGFIVAVNDPVAVTNDLAELTVPNLNNGFDLDIYWKWMSAQLLERAESGIRGRARAMTGMSYGISKTIADANALNAKAGVEQAPDAVGLFRFLYNAAKTGSFDQALKEDERNVNDIPGAQKRSEDEAWEEATTKIGPDGKPTSVLDEKALGNFKTEYQNALTAFKPKWQPLVQAHAGWLKSQLLAEWMAGVSDMKDIRSGFAYSESCAQAIGVAAGTEDCKKVLDDWLGSTQASNIRNVYARALMFNQDDLIKAADAQVHGSDIQYENFLNIYKEAFKRVEKNGAAAALRDRLVVTTANYIVATLTKGTRGAAWGFTMIRLSLHAGVRVKPSQVSNIKMRTWLLTQAKELGVKLDGDQTEQRVTAAQVSKQVITGASPSNPDIVAYELDTDALVRSGKLDASEVRSIKIAGVETTRKWLGSSAPVEFHQGVATAIFQMATLTFAIKDFAGSDQFNKSDNTIKLLGCIASIVGNIIETTSETVAKASTHPLAAFITKQWAGVDEWAEAGAKIGRGIGSAAGIVLAGVDLFKNAPEAWGNKEYGLSMLYGASAGLGIYIAVGAYLQVIPGFWIVFVASILVAIAIAVFKASEMKDWISRCKFSKSAAYHSLDDELSAYKSAAGG, encoded by the coding sequence ATGACAGCTTCTTGCCCACTGTGCGATCGAAAATCGCTTCTGATCTATCCCGTTCGCTACGCGGTTGCGTGCCCGCTCGGCGCAGCTAAAGCCCCAGCCCTGTCAGGCAATTTCAAAATCGACGCCCGTGCTCCGCAGTCTGTGGCGACTGCTCGATACACGCTGCGCTCGCTGCGTCCGGGCTATCTCTACACCTATGACGAGAAGCGTCAGCGGCTGCGCGCCTACATGGTGCTTGAGGACGGAATCATGTGGAGCTTCCCGCCCGGGACACGGCCACCGCCGGGCGACGCGGAGCAGGAACTGACACGGGGTTGCGCGATGGCCGGTGACCTCAAATTCGAGTCGCTCGGCCGCTGCATCGACGTCGAACACACTCCCGGTGTCGACGAGGCGACGAATCTGTGGATGGGCTGGTCTAACGTGCAGTGGACCAAGGCGCTTGTCGAGAAGGTTTCGGATGCGACCTGGCGCAAGCTGCACATGCAGTGCATCAACGTGCCGGCGATGCTGGCGGGAAGTGCGACCGACACTGGCGAGTTTCAGGCGTCGCATGCGAACGTCGCGCACTTTGCGATGGACGAAAAGGCGATGAAGGACGCCTTTGGCTTCAGCAACCGGGCACCGAAAGACGAGATCAAGTTGCGCCAACGCAGTCTGGCAAAGCGCATCGGAGACGCGATGGCTCAATCTCCGATCAAGAAAGGGTTTATCGTGGCGGTCAACGATCCAGTCGCCGTTACGAATGACCTGGCGGAACTGACGGTTCCGAACCTGAACAACGGCTTCGACCTGGATATCTACTGGAAGTGGATGTCGGCGCAGCTTCTCGAGCGGGCGGAGTCGGGCATTCGGGGGCGCGCGCGCGCGATGACCGGAATGTCGTACGGGATATCGAAGACGATCGCGGATGCTAATGCGCTCAATGCGAAGGCAGGCGTTGAGCAGGCGCCAGACGCCGTAGGGCTCTTCAGGTTCCTCTACAACGCAGCCAAGACGGGGAGCTTTGATCAGGCGTTGAAAGAGGATGAGCGGAACGTGAACGACATTCCCGGCGCACAAAAGAGATCGGAGGACGAGGCGTGGGAAGAAGCAACGACGAAGATTGGGCCAGACGGCAAACCTACGAGCGTGCTGGACGAAAAAGCGTTGGGGAATTTCAAAACGGAATATCAGAATGCCCTGACCGCGTTTAAACCCAAGTGGCAACCGCTAGTTCAGGCTCACGCGGGCTGGTTAAAGTCGCAACTGCTGGCCGAATGGATGGCCGGTGTGAGCGACATGAAGGACATCCGCAGCGGCTTTGCGTACAGCGAGTCCTGTGCGCAGGCGATTGGCGTCGCCGCGGGCACCGAGGATTGCAAAAAGGTGCTCGACGACTGGCTGGGCAGCACTCAGGCATCAAACATCCGCAATGTGTACGCGCGTGCGCTCATGTTCAATCAGGACGACCTGATAAAGGCGGCGGACGCACAGGTACATGGCTCGGATATCCAGTACGAGAACTTCCTGAATATCTACAAGGAAGCTTTCAAGCGTGTCGAAAAAAATGGCGCCGCCGCCGCCCTGCGTGACAGGCTCGTTGTCACTACGGCCAACTATATCGTTGCGACCCTCACCAAGGGAACGCGAGGCGCGGCATGGGGATTTACGATGATCCGGCTGTCGCTGCACGCTGGCGTACGCGTCAAGCCATCGCAGGTCAGCAATATCAAGATGCGCACCTGGTTGCTGACTCAGGCAAAGGAACTGGGCGTGAAACTGGACGGCGACCAAACCGAACAGCGGGTGACGGCCGCACAGGTCAGCAAACAGGTCATCACGGGGGCTTCTCCTTCCAATCCGGATATAGTGGCCTATGAGCTGGACACGGACGCGCTGGTTCGGTCAGGAAAGCTCGACGCAAGCGAGGTCAGGAGCATCAAGATCGCGGGAGTGGAAACCACACGGAAGTGGCTGGGCTCGTCCGCGCCGGTAGAGTTCCATCAAGGTGTAGCGACGGCGATTTTCCAGATGGCGACGTTGACTTTTGCCATCAAGGACTTCGCGGGCAGTGATCAGTTCAACAAGAGCGACAACACGATAAAGTTGTTGGGCTGCATCGCGTCGATTGTCGGGAATATTATCGAGACGACATCGGAGACGGTCGCGAAGGCGTCGACTCACCCGCTCGCCGCGTTCATTACGAAGCAATGGGCGGGTGTGGATGAATGGGCGGAAGCTGGTGCCAAAATCGGCCGAGGTATAGGGTCCGCCGCAGGTATCGTGTTAGCTGGAGTCGATTTGTTTAAAAATGCACCTGAAGCATGGGGTAATAAAGAGTATGGTTTAAGCATGTTGTATGGTGCAAGTGCGGGCTT